CCTGCGCCCGCCGAAGGGACACAAGCACGCGGGTGCGGCCGCGTCTCCTGACTCGTCGGCGTCGGCGTCGGCGTCGCCTGCGTCGTCTGCGTCGTCGACCGGGGTGCTGTCGTCCGGCGCGGACCTGCACGACGCCGCTGCTCCCGACCGGCTTCGCCGCGGGTACCAACCGGTGCTGCGCTGGGCGATCGGGCGGCCCGCGATCGTGCTGGTGCTCGCCGTCCTCGTGCTCGGCGGGACGGCCGCGGCGGTGCCGTTCGTCAAGACGAACTACCTCGGCGACTCCGGCCAGAACACGTTCACCGTGACGCAGGACCTGAAGCCGGGCACGAGCCTCGCCGTGCAGTCGGACGAGGCCGAGAAGGTCGAACGGGCCCTCCGCGACGTCCCCGGCGTGCAGACCGTCCAGACGACGATCGGCTCGAGCGGCCAGTCGATCCAGGCGGCGTTCGGCGGCGGGGCGTCGGCCTCGGTGCAGTACAACGTCACGACCGACGCGCAGCGCGACCAGACGACCATCCAGTCCGACGCGCGGAAGCGCATCGACCGGATCGACGGCGCCGGCGAGGTGTCGCTGACCTCGAGCAGCGGGTTCGGCGGCTCGAGCGACATCGAGGTGGACGTCACCGCCCCGACCCAGGCCGAGCTGCAGACCGCCGCGCAGCAGGTCCTCAAGGAGATGCGGGCGGTCGACGGGACGACGGGAGCGACGAGCAACCTGTCCGCCGCCGAGCCGTACCTGGCCGTGAAGGTCGACCGGCAGGCGGCCGCCGAGCGCGGGCTGACCGAGACCCAGGTCGGCGGGCTCGTCGCCGCGGCCGTGTCACCGCGGGACACCGGGAGCGTCGAGATCGACGACGCGACGCTCGACGTGTACATCGCCGACGCGAACCCGCCGGCCACGATCGACGCACTGAAGAGCCTGTCGATCCCCACCGCGACCGGCGAGGTGCCGCTGTCCGACCTCGCCACGGTCGAGCAGTCCGACGGCCCGACGACGATCACGACGTCGAACGCCGTCCGCACCGCCACCATCACGGTGACGCCGGACGCGTCGAACCTCGGTGCGGCCGTGCAGAACGTCACGAAGGCGGTCGACCAGCTCGACCTGCCGAAGGGTGCGTCGGCCTCGATCGGTGGCGTCGCGTCGAGCCAGTCGTCCGCGTTCAGCCAGCTGTTCCTCGCGATCCTCGTCGCGGTGCTGATCGTCTACGTGATCATGGTCGCGACGTTCCGGAGCCTGCTCCAGCCGGTGCTGCTCCTGTTCTCGGTGCCGTTCGCCGCGACCGGCGCCGTGCTGCTCCAGATCGCGACGGGCATCCCGCTCGGCGTCGCGTCGATCATCGGTCTGCTCATGCTCGTCGGCATCGTCGTGACGAACGCGATCGTGCTCATCGACCTCGTGAACCAGTACCGGCGCCGCGGGCTCCGGGTGCGCGAGGCCCTGGTCGAGGGCGCGACGCGGCGACTCCGACCGATCCTGATGACCGCGCTCGCCACGATCTTCGCGCTGCTGCCGATGGCGATGGGGCTCACGGGCAAGTCGGGCTTCATCTCGCAGCCGCTCGCGCTCGTGGTGATCGGTGGTCTGGTGTCCTCGACGCTGCTCACCCTCGTGGTGCTGCCGGCGCTGTACTCCGTCGTCGAGGGTGCGCGGGAGCGGCGGGCGGACCGTCGGGCGGCGAAGTCGGGAGGTGCCGGGGAACCGGCTCCGGGCGGGGTCAGCGCGTCACACTGATCCCGGTCCCGGTCCCGGTCCCGGTCCCGGTCCGGGTCCCGGTCCGGGTCCGGGTCCCGGTCACGCTCCCGGTCGCGGACTCGGTCAGTGGGTCTCGCTGCCCCGGAACCAGGAGACGAGCGCGCACGTGAGCGTCACGAGGAACACGACGGCCGTGCCCTGGGCGACCACGGCGAGGTGGCCGGTCGCCGCCGCGTAGCCGCTCGTCGCCACCGTGGCCGTGAATGACAGACCGAGCAGGAGCTCGGTCCCGGTCTGTGCGGCGGTGCGGCGCGGCCACTCGGAGGTGGCGCGCGCGGGGCGGGTCGGCGTGTCGGTCACCCCAGGAGTCTGGGGGTGCGAGGGACCCTCGCGCACGCCCGCCTCCGGGTGGCACCCGCACGGGGCACGCGCTCCGCCGGGCCCGGTCGTGTCGCGGTCGGGTCCGGTCGCGTCGCCGTCACCCGAGCCGTGCGTGCAGGAACGCGACGACCCGCTCGCTCATCGCCCGGTCGAGCTGTGCGATCGAGTGCGCCGACCCCTCCACCGCGACGAACGTCACCGGGACGTCGTGGGCACGGAGCGCCGCCACGAACTCCTGGGACTCCCAGAGCGGGATGAACTCGTCGGTGGAGTGTCCGACGAAGAACGGTGCCGTGTCCCGGGTGACGTGGGAGGTCGGTGACGCGCGCTCGGCAGCGGGGCACGCAGTGTACGTCCGGCAGCCGAGGTACAGGAGCTGCTTCCGCTGGAAGGACGCCGAGACGCCGTCCGCGCGGGTGGACCGCTCGGTCAGGTCGGTCGGCCCGCTCAGGTCGACGACCGCGCGGATCCGATCACCTGCGGCGTACGCGGCGGACTCGTGGTCGGTGACGGCGAGCAGCGCGACGAGGTTACCGCCGGCACTGCCGCCGAAGACCCCGACACGGGCGGCGTCGATGTCGTACGTGGCGAGGGTCGACGGGCGGAACACCCAGTCCAGTGCCCGGCGGACGTCGTCGAGACCCGCGGGGAAGGGGTCGGTCGGCGCCAGGCGGTAGTCGACGTTCACCGTGACGAAGCCCTCGGAGGCGAGGTACTCGCACACGGCCCGGTACGCCGCGGTGGCCTTGTCGCCGTGGGACCAGCTGCCGCCGTGCACCATCATCACGGCGGGCCGTCCACCGCGGCGGTCGGCTGCGTCGTCGGTCGCCGGCGACGGCCGTGGCGACGGGGTCGGTGCCGCTGTGGGGGTCGTCTTCGTGTCCGGGGCACTGTCCGGCGGCAGGCACACGTCGAGCCGCTGCAGGGCATCCGCACCGTAGGGGACGTCCGTGACGACGTCGATGCCCGGGTAGCGGAGCGACAGCGGGTGGATCACGGGGTCCGTCGTCACGGTCGCGTTGCTGTCCGTGGCCGGGTCGGCGCTGCACGACCCGAGTGCTCCGAGCACCCCGATCGCCAGGCCCGCGGCGAGGAGCGCGAGCATCGTTCGACGGCGGGACCTCATCGCGTCCACGCTAACCCGGCTCCGGGCGTTCCCCAGCACCACGCGGACCACGAGCGGGTGCCAGGATGGGGGCGACCCCGTGAGCTGGAGGACCCCGTGAGCCGTCGCAAGGCCTGGAACACCGACCCCGAGCCCCTCCTGCGCGTCGAGGAGGGCTTCCGCCTGGACCGCGTCGACCCGGACTCGACGCCGGGGTTCGCCGGCCGCAAGATCGACGGGCTCGAGTCCCTCGCCGCGGGGGCCACACGCCTCGCCGCCCTGCAGGAGCGCCTGCACGCGGCGAGCACCGCCGGCGACGTGCGCCGCGTACTCCTCGTGCTGCAGGCGATGGACACCGCGGGCAAGGGCGGGATCGTCTCCCACGTCGTCGGTGCGGTCGACCCGAACGGCGTGCACTACGCCGGGTTCAAGGCGCCGACGGCCGAGGAGCGCGAGCACGACTTCCTGTGGCGGATCGAACGCGAGCTTCCGCGCGCCGGCCAGCTCGGCGTCTTCGACCGGTCGCACTACGAGGACGTCCTCATCCAGCGCGTGCGGTCGTTCGCCCCGCCGGAGGAGATCGAGCGTCGCTACGGCGCGATCGTCGACTTCGAGGACGACCTGGTCGCGCAGGGCACCACGATCGTCAAGGTGATGCTGCACATCTCGAAGGACGAGCAGCGCGAGCGCCTCGGCGACCGGCTGGACCGCCCGGACAAGCACTGGAAGTTCAACCCGGGCGACATCGACGAGCGCCTGCTCTGGAACGACTACCAGCAGGCGTACCAGATCGCCCTCGACCGCACGTCGACTGCGCGGGCGCCGTGGTACGTCGTCCCCGCGAACCGCAAGTGGTACGCCCGGCTCGCGGTGCAGCAGCTGCTGCTCCGCGCGCTCGAGGACATGCAGCTCACCTGGCCGCCGGCGGACTTCGACGTGGCGGAGGAGCGCCGCCGGCTCGCGGAGTCCTGACCCGGGGGGGGGGGGGCTGGCCGTGGCGGCGGATCTCGCGTAGACTCCCGCGGTCGGCCTTCGACACCGTGACACTGTGATCACGGATTCTGCTTGGGTGTGTGTTGCTCGAGGGCTGGATTCACGTCGAACCGCGACGGGAAGAACCCCCTCTCCGCTCGAAGCTCCGCGCCGATGTCGCTGCCGGGCATGCGGACGTCCGCACCCCGGAAAGTAGCCATGGCCCCGTACGACAAGGGCGCGCGTCAGCGTGCCGACGACCGAGTCCGCCACCCGAAC
The Curtobacterium citreum genome window above contains:
- a CDS encoding efflux RND transporter permease subunit; its protein translation is MHLLSVFSIRNRALIALVTIVVAVFGGISLTSLKQELIPSVEFPQVAIVSAYPGATPEVVSNDVSTKIEQAIQVVPNLESTTSTSSTGQSVVSASFDYGSNLASAEDKIQTAVNALSLPDTVQTQIVTGSFDDLPVLQLAVTASGNQEQLVDRLNATAVPDLEKLDGVRQASVFGNPGRRVVITPNESELAAKGLTSQSISDALSDNGTLIPGGTITQDGTTLSVQTGQRIASLADIEDLPLTASSSSSSSSSSSSSAGGSATGAAGGSAASGGAASGGATSGDGTAGGSAAGQTGTGTTATGGAGASSASSPTRLGDVATVQIAESPRTSISRVDGKTALTIAITKTQEANTVDVSETVKAALPGIEAKVTGSPQFTVVFDQAPYIQQSIDSLAEEGLLGLGFAVVVILVFLLSLRSTIVTAISIPTSVLLAAIGMRAAGYTLNIITLAALTIAIGRVVDDSIVVIENIKRHLQPGVDRGRAVLDAVREVAGAVTASTLTTVAVFLPVAFVAELVGELFRPFALTVTMALVASLLVSLTIVPVLAYWFLRPPKGHKHAGAAASPDSSASASASPASSASSTGVLSSGADLHDAAAPDRLRRGYQPVLRWAIGRPAIVLVLAVLVLGGTAAAVPFVKTNYLGDSGQNTFTVTQDLKPGTSLAVQSDEAEKVERALRDVPGVQTVQTTIGSSGQSIQAAFGGGASASVQYNVTTDAQRDQTTIQSDARKRIDRIDGAGEVSLTSSSGFGGSSDIEVDVTAPTQAELQTAAQQVLKEMRAVDGTTGATSNLSAAEPYLAVKVDRQAAAERGLTETQVGGLVAAAVSPRDTGSVEIDDATLDVYIADANPPATIDALKSLSIPTATGEVPLSDLATVEQSDGPTTITTSNAVRTATITVTPDASNLGAAVQNVTKAVDQLDLPKGASASIGGVASSQSSAFSQLFLAILVAVLIVYVIMVATFRSLLQPVLLLFSVPFAATGAVLLQIATGIPLGVASIIGLLMLVGIVVTNAIVLIDLVNQYRRRGLRVREALVEGATRRLRPILMTALATIFALLPMAMGLTGKSGFISQPLALVVIGGLVSSTLLTLVVLPALYSVVEGARERRADRRAAKSGGAGEPAPGGVSASH
- a CDS encoding alpha/beta hydrolase, with protein sequence MRSRRRTMLALLAAGLAIGVLGALGSCSADPATDSNATVTTDPVIHPLSLRYPGIDVVTDVPYGADALQRLDVCLPPDSAPDTKTTPTAAPTPSPRPSPATDDAADRRGGRPAVMMVHGGSWSHGDKATAAYRAVCEYLASEGFVTVNVDYRLAPTDPFPAGLDDVRRALDWVFRPSTLATYDIDAARVGVFGGSAGGNLVALLAVTDHESAAYAAGDRIRAVVDLSGPTDLTERSTRADGVSASFQRKQLLYLGCRTYTACPAAERASPTSHVTRDTAPFFVGHSTDEFIPLWESQEFVAALRAHDVPVTFVAVEGSAHSIAQLDRAMSERVVAFLHARLG
- a CDS encoding PPK2 family polyphosphate kinase, which codes for MSRRKAWNTDPEPLLRVEEGFRLDRVDPDSTPGFAGRKIDGLESLAAGATRLAALQERLHAASTAGDVRRVLLVLQAMDTAGKGGIVSHVVGAVDPNGVHYAGFKAPTAEEREHDFLWRIERELPRAGQLGVFDRSHYEDVLIQRVRSFAPPEEIERRYGAIVDFEDDLVAQGTTIVKVMLHISKDEQRERLGDRLDRPDKHWKFNPGDIDERLLWNDYQQAYQIALDRTSTARAPWYVVPANRKWYARLAVQQLLLRALEDMQLTWPPADFDVAEERRRLAES